One segment of Anguilla anguilla isolate fAngAng1 chromosome 1, fAngAng1.pri, whole genome shotgun sequence DNA contains the following:
- the gabpb2b gene encoding GA-binding protein subunit beta-2b isoform X3, translating into MSLVDLGKRLLEAARKGQDDDVRSLMANGAPFTTDWLGTSPLHLAAQYGRYSTAEVLLRAGVSRDARTKVDRTPLHMAAAEGHSSIVELLIGQSGADINAKDMLKMTALHWAAEHGHRDVAELLVKYGADVHALSKFDKTPFDIAMDRHNAELVVLLQEGMQNQVNVNPENNVSGGTMATIASPQFIFSTAGVVNLSDLISTTARSTSGESVSTTSVLATLAALAEASGPMANSNRTGDLEEVTAADSVDSAIQHMVGDGGQRVITIVTDQHGNLQSGGLGQQFYVTMQHGQQMVAVPASQITEEVVEEEMQPPPARKRRQDPAANLTEPKDKEPVEKDSRELLQKQLQEANRKAHEYRQQLLQKEQEAERYRLRLEAIAHGQTNGASPAEESHGEEVVQEEEEPAEQDELVGEEVVLSEGAIIIKAAELDPSEEEEVTLVETVEASCAHTEVTL; encoded by the exons ATGTCATTGGTGGATCTGGGGAAAAGGCTGTTGGAAGCTGCACGAAAAGGACAGGATGATGACGTCAGGTCACTTATGGCCAATGGAGCCCCCTTCACCACAGACTGG CTGGGGACATCACCGTTGCACCTTGCTGCTCAGTACGGCCGCTATTCCACTGCTGAGGTTTTGCTCAGGGCAGGAGTTAGCCGGGATGCTCGCACAAAGGTGGACAGGACCCCCCTACACATGGCAGCTGCTGAGGGCCACTCTTCCATTGTGGAGCTGCTGATTGGG CAGAGTGGAGCGGACATCAACGCCAAAGACATGCTGAAGATGACGGCGCTGCACTGGGCGGCGGAGCACGGCCACCGCGACGTGGCCGAGCTGCTGGTCAAGTACGGCGCCGACGTCCACGCCCTCAGCAAATTCGACAAGACGCCTTTCGACATCGCCATGGACAGGCACAACGCCGAGCTGGTGGTCTTACTGCAG GAAGGGATGCAGAACCAGGTGAATGTGAACCCAGAGAACAACGTGTCAGGCGGCACCATGGCTACCATTGCCTCCCCCCAGTTTATTTTCTCCACTGCTGGGGTGGTCAACCTCTCCGACCTCATctccaccacggccagatctACCTCAG GGGAGTCTGTCTCCACCACATCTGTACTGGCAACACTAGCAGCACTGGCGGAAGCTTCAGGTCCCATGGCTAATTCTAATAGAACAG GGGACTTGGAGGAGGTCACGGCTGCCGATTCAGTGGACTCAGCCATCCAGCACATGGTGGGCGACGGAGGTCAGAGGGTCATCACCATAGTGACAGACCAGCACGGCAACCTGCAGTCAGGCGGCCTCGGGCAGCAGTTCTATGTCACCATGCAGCATGGGCAGCAAA TGGTCGCCGTGCCAGCCAGCCAGATCACAGAGGAGGTGGTGGAAGAGGAGATGCAGCCTCCCCCAGCCCGTAAGAGGAGGCAGGACCCGGCAGCCAACCTCACAGAGCCCAAAGACAAG GAGCCAGTGGAGAAGGACAGCAGGGAGCTGCTGCagaagcagctgcaggaggccaACCGCAAGGCCCACGAGTAccggcagcagctgctgcagaaggagcaggaggccGAGCGGTACCGCCTCCGGCTGGAGGCCATCGCCCACGGCCAGACCAACGGCGCCAGCCCCGCGGAGGAGAGCCACGGGGAGGAGgtggtgcaggaggaggaggagcctgcgGAGCAGGACGAGCTGGTGGGAGAGGAGGTGGTGCTGTCGGAAGGAGCCATCATCATCAAGGCCGCAGAACTGGACCcctcggaggaggaggaggtgacgCTGGTGGAGACGGTGGAGGCCTCGTGTGCTCACACGGAGGTCACTTTGTAA
- the gabpb2b gene encoding GA-binding protein subunit beta-2b isoform X2 → MSLVDLGKRLLEAARKGQDDDVRSLMANGAPFTTDWLGTSPLHLAAQYGRYSTAEVLLRAGVSRDARTKVDRTPLHMAAAEGHSSIVELLIGSGADINAKDMLKMTALHWAAEHGHRDVAELLVKYGADVHALSKFDKTPFDIAMDRHNAELVVLLQEGMQNQVNVNPENNVSGGTMATIASPQFIFSTAGVVNLSDLISTTARSTSGESVSTTSVLATLAALAEASGPMANSNRTAGDLEEVTAADSVDSAIQHMVGDGGQRVITIVTDQHGNLQSGGLGQQFYVTMQHGQQMVAVPASQITEEVVEEEMQPPPARKRRQDPAANLTEPKDKEPVEKDSRELLQKQLQEANRKAHEYRQQLLQKEQEAERYRLRLEAIAHGQTNGASPAEESHGEEVVQEEEEPAEQDELVGEEVVLSEGAIIIKAAELDPSEEEEVTLVETVEASCAHTEVTL, encoded by the exons ATGTCATTGGTGGATCTGGGGAAAAGGCTGTTGGAAGCTGCACGAAAAGGACAGGATGATGACGTCAGGTCACTTATGGCCAATGGAGCCCCCTTCACCACAGACTGG CTGGGGACATCACCGTTGCACCTTGCTGCTCAGTACGGCCGCTATTCCACTGCTGAGGTTTTGCTCAGGGCAGGAGTTAGCCGGGATGCTCGCACAAAGGTGGACAGGACCCCCCTACACATGGCAGCTGCTGAGGGCCACTCTTCCATTGTGGAGCTGCTGATTGGG AGTGGAGCGGACATCAACGCCAAAGACATGCTGAAGATGACGGCGCTGCACTGGGCGGCGGAGCACGGCCACCGCGACGTGGCCGAGCTGCTGGTCAAGTACGGCGCCGACGTCCACGCCCTCAGCAAATTCGACAAGACGCCTTTCGACATCGCCATGGACAGGCACAACGCCGAGCTGGTGGTCTTACTGCAG GAAGGGATGCAGAACCAGGTGAATGTGAACCCAGAGAACAACGTGTCAGGCGGCACCATGGCTACCATTGCCTCCCCCCAGTTTATTTTCTCCACTGCTGGGGTGGTCAACCTCTCCGACCTCATctccaccacggccagatctACCTCAG GGGAGTCTGTCTCCACCACATCTGTACTGGCAACACTAGCAGCACTGGCGGAAGCTTCAGGTCCCATGGCTAATTCTAATAGAACAG CAGGGGACTTGGAGGAGGTCACGGCTGCCGATTCAGTGGACTCAGCCATCCAGCACATGGTGGGCGACGGAGGTCAGAGGGTCATCACCATAGTGACAGACCAGCACGGCAACCTGCAGTCAGGCGGCCTCGGGCAGCAGTTCTATGTCACCATGCAGCATGGGCAGCAAA TGGTCGCCGTGCCAGCCAGCCAGATCACAGAGGAGGTGGTGGAAGAGGAGATGCAGCCTCCCCCAGCCCGTAAGAGGAGGCAGGACCCGGCAGCCAACCTCACAGAGCCCAAAGACAAG GAGCCAGTGGAGAAGGACAGCAGGGAGCTGCTGCagaagcagctgcaggaggccaACCGCAAGGCCCACGAGTAccggcagcagctgctgcagaaggagcaggaggccGAGCGGTACCGCCTCCGGCTGGAGGCCATCGCCCACGGCCAGACCAACGGCGCCAGCCCCGCGGAGGAGAGCCACGGGGAGGAGgtggtgcaggaggaggaggagcctgcgGAGCAGGACGAGCTGGTGGGAGAGGAGGTGGTGCTGTCGGAAGGAGCCATCATCATCAAGGCCGCAGAACTGGACCcctcggaggaggaggaggtgacgCTGGTGGAGACGGTGGAGGCCTCGTGTGCTCACACGGAGGTCACTTTGTAA
- the gabpb2b gene encoding GA-binding protein subunit beta-2b isoform X1: MSLVDLGKRLLEAARKGQDDDVRSLMANGAPFTTDWLGTSPLHLAAQYGRYSTAEVLLRAGVSRDARTKVDRTPLHMAAAEGHSSIVELLIGQSGADINAKDMLKMTALHWAAEHGHRDVAELLVKYGADVHALSKFDKTPFDIAMDRHNAELVVLLQEGMQNQVNVNPENNVSGGTMATIASPQFIFSTAGVVNLSDLISTTARSTSGESVSTTSVLATLAALAEASGPMANSNRTAGDLEEVTAADSVDSAIQHMVGDGGQRVITIVTDQHGNLQSGGLGQQFYVTMQHGQQMVAVPASQITEEVVEEEMQPPPARKRRQDPAANLTEPKDKEPVEKDSRELLQKQLQEANRKAHEYRQQLLQKEQEAERYRLRLEAIAHGQTNGASPAEESHGEEVVQEEEEPAEQDELVGEEVVLSEGAIIIKAAELDPSEEEEVTLVETVEASCAHTEVTL, encoded by the exons ATGTCATTGGTGGATCTGGGGAAAAGGCTGTTGGAAGCTGCACGAAAAGGACAGGATGATGACGTCAGGTCACTTATGGCCAATGGAGCCCCCTTCACCACAGACTGG CTGGGGACATCACCGTTGCACCTTGCTGCTCAGTACGGCCGCTATTCCACTGCTGAGGTTTTGCTCAGGGCAGGAGTTAGCCGGGATGCTCGCACAAAGGTGGACAGGACCCCCCTACACATGGCAGCTGCTGAGGGCCACTCTTCCATTGTGGAGCTGCTGATTGGG CAGAGTGGAGCGGACATCAACGCCAAAGACATGCTGAAGATGACGGCGCTGCACTGGGCGGCGGAGCACGGCCACCGCGACGTGGCCGAGCTGCTGGTCAAGTACGGCGCCGACGTCCACGCCCTCAGCAAATTCGACAAGACGCCTTTCGACATCGCCATGGACAGGCACAACGCCGAGCTGGTGGTCTTACTGCAG GAAGGGATGCAGAACCAGGTGAATGTGAACCCAGAGAACAACGTGTCAGGCGGCACCATGGCTACCATTGCCTCCCCCCAGTTTATTTTCTCCACTGCTGGGGTGGTCAACCTCTCCGACCTCATctccaccacggccagatctACCTCAG GGGAGTCTGTCTCCACCACATCTGTACTGGCAACACTAGCAGCACTGGCGGAAGCTTCAGGTCCCATGGCTAATTCTAATAGAACAG CAGGGGACTTGGAGGAGGTCACGGCTGCCGATTCAGTGGACTCAGCCATCCAGCACATGGTGGGCGACGGAGGTCAGAGGGTCATCACCATAGTGACAGACCAGCACGGCAACCTGCAGTCAGGCGGCCTCGGGCAGCAGTTCTATGTCACCATGCAGCATGGGCAGCAAA TGGTCGCCGTGCCAGCCAGCCAGATCACAGAGGAGGTGGTGGAAGAGGAGATGCAGCCTCCCCCAGCCCGTAAGAGGAGGCAGGACCCGGCAGCCAACCTCACAGAGCCCAAAGACAAG GAGCCAGTGGAGAAGGACAGCAGGGAGCTGCTGCagaagcagctgcaggaggccaACCGCAAGGCCCACGAGTAccggcagcagctgctgcagaaggagcaggaggccGAGCGGTACCGCCTCCGGCTGGAGGCCATCGCCCACGGCCAGACCAACGGCGCCAGCCCCGCGGAGGAGAGCCACGGGGAGGAGgtggtgcaggaggaggaggagcctgcgGAGCAGGACGAGCTGGTGGGAGAGGAGGTGGTGCTGTCGGAAGGAGCCATCATCATCAAGGCCGCAGAACTGGACCcctcggaggaggaggaggtgacgCTGGTGGAGACGGTGGAGGCCTCGTGTGCTCACACGGAGGTCACTTTGTAA